The sequence AATAGCAAGTTACCGTTGCCAGCCATACGTTCGTTTGGTTTGCACTGTATTTTATAGCTATATTTTACATAATATACTTCAAAAAAAACAAGCAAACAAGCAGTAGTGTAGATATTCTCGGGGTGCAAATAGGACACAGGCATCTAATAACATCGACGCAGGGGCATAAAATGAATTTGAATCAGGTATCGGCAGGAGAAAATATTCCAGAAGATATTTATGTCGTTATTGAAATTGCAGCTAACAATTACCCTATCAAATACGAAGTTGATAAGAAAAGTGGCGTCTTGTTTGTCAATCGTTTCATGTCAACTGTCATGTTCTATCCATGTAACTACGGTTACATAAACCATACTCTATCACTAGATGGCGATCCTTTGGACGTGCTAGTACCAACGCCATATCCTCTGCATCCAGGCTCAGTAGTACGCTGTCGCCCAGTGGGTATATTAAAAATGACCGATGAATCTGGCGAAGACGCAAAACTGGTAGCGGTACCACATGCAAAACTCTTACCCGAATCTAACCACATTAAAGACATCGAAGATATATCACCACTACTACGTGCGCAAATCACCCATTTTTTTGAACATTATAAAGATCTAGAATCAGGTAGTAAATGGGTGAAAGTTGATAGTTGGGATAATGCAGAAGCTGCAAAAGCCGAAATCATCGCCTCAATTAAGCGTGCTAACAATAAATAAACTAAACCCAATCATTCCATTCTCACACGTCTGGGATGGGAAGCTTCCACCAGCTAGCGTATTAAAACATCATTGATCACTAACGTGATTGCCTAACTAAAATTACCCTGAGTTAAAATCTTCTAAGTAAGCAACTTGTGCAAAAAAAATTGCTGATGTGTCAGTTAAACTTTTAAGAATTTTTCTTTAAAAAAACACTATCGTTACCATCAACCAGGTTTAACTATAAACTATAACATGTGATTTTATTTAAGCCAGTTACAGCTACCAGTATGTTTAATTTTAAACGGCAAATTTACAACACATAGCATATAGTAACAATAACAACGATTCTTCACAACTACGTGACCGTATTTCCTTTAATGTAATTAAATTAGTTATTCAATTATATGGAAAAAATGTTCACTACTAGACAAGTTAACCTACACTGAATGTGTAACATGGAGTAATGATGCATCATGCTACGCCGCTCATCAATACTATTGTCGTTGGTCTCGTATTAGCATATGTGCTAGGGATAGGAGCCAATCGATTACGCATCTCTCCTTTAGTGGGATATTTGACTGCCGGCGTTCTAGTCGGTCCATTTACCCCTGGTTTTGTTGCCGATACCTCGTTAGCAACTGAGCTAGCAGAACTAGGAGTGATACTGCTGATGTTCGGTGTTGGGTTACATTTCTCATTAAAAGATTTAATGGCGGTGAAAAACATTGCCATTCCGGGTGCAACCGCACAAATTGCCGTAGCAACACTGCTGGGTATGACATTTTCATTTTTCATGGGATGGACATTGCTAAATGGACTAGTATTTGGCTTGTGCCTATCCACCGCCAGCACCGTAGTTTTACTACGCACACTAGAAGAACGGCAGCTGATTAAGAGCCACCGTGGACAAATAGCGATCGGCTGGTTGATCGTAGAAGATTTAATCATGGTGATGACACTGGTGCTATTACCCGCTCTATGCAAGATTCTTGGTGCTAATGATAACTACTATAATGCTGCTATTTGGCACGAACTAGCATTGACTATCAGCAAAGTAGTTGCATTTATCACTCTTATGATCGTAGTAGGACGGCGGCTAGTGCCATGGGTGCTGGCGAAAAGCGCTAGCACTGGCTCCCGTGAATTGTTCACGCTCGCAGTACTGGCGTTAGCAATGGGTATTGCTTTTGGTGCAGTAGAATTTTTCGGTGTATCATTTGCCCTAGGCGCATTTTTCGCTGGAGTAGTTTTGAATGAATCAGAACTCAGTCATCGTGCCGCTCATGATACGTTACCATTGAGAGATGCCTTTGCAGTATTGTTTTTTGTGTCAGTTGGGATGCTGTTCGACCCCACTATTCTGCTACGCGAGCCGTTAGCTGTATTGGCAACATTGTCAATTATTGTACTAGGTAAATCGGCAGCTGCCTTTGTGCTGGTTAAGCTATTCGGCTTATCATTGCGCACATCTTTGACTATAGCTGTAAGCCTGGCCCAAATTGGTGAATTCGCGTTTATTTTGTCTGGTTTAGGTATAGTGCTCAAGATACTTTCTGAACAGGGGCGCCATTTAGTACTGGCGGGCGCGATTATGTCAATAATGATCAATCCGCTGATATTTGCTATATTGGAGCACTATCTTATGATCTACTTTAATGAAAGCGACACTATAGAACTGCAGCAGAAGGTAAATACCCATTTACCTAAGTCGATCAGCCAACATGCACTACTAGTAGGCTATGGCCGAGTAGGTAGCATAATTGGTACCAAGTTGCTACATGCGAACGTGCCAATGGTAGTAGTGGAACATAACAGTGCCCGCGTTAATGCATTGCGTGAACAGGGGATTAATGTAGTGTTAGGTAATGCCGCCAGCGCTGATATCATGGCGCTGGCGCGGCTAAATACCGCCCGCTGGCTTTTAGTCACTGTTCCAAATGGTTTTGAGGCAGGAGAAATTGTTGTGCTTGCACGCGAACAAGATCCAGATTTAAAGATTATTGTCCAAGCGTACTACGACGATGAAGTCAACTACATCACTGAACGTGGTGCAACACAGGTGGTGATAGGAGAGCGTGAAATAGCCAACAGCATGATTTCTATTATACAACGGGAAATGGAACTTCAGTAAACGCTATGGAAACCAAACTATTCGTTCTAAAGTAGTGCAACACTGGTAAACATAACCAGTATTTTTAAAAGTTACCTAGTGTTGTACATAGATATATTGAATAGGTTCCAAACAAGTAGCACTGCTGCGGTATACAGTAGATAGAACCAAAAAATCCTGCCTGCCGCCGTACACAGCCAACGTTTGCATAAATATGGCGCTAAATCAATGATTGCTGTGGGAGTTCCAGTTAAGCATTGTTATGAATAAATATCGTTGCATACCATTCATATAAGCTAAGCACAGCCAAACGAAGTTGTATGAAGGGATGAAGTTGTGTCAAGCTGATTGGTATTTAAGCTATACAGTTCTGTTTATAGACATCGCACTTAATTTTGACATCATTATATACTTATAATTAAATATCGTTACTGTTTACACTTGTCTGATCAAAAGATTACAACAAACAAGCATCTGTTAACGCCTGTCTTACCAATTGTCTACCAACCTTGGTTAGGGGTGTCATCGGCAGGCGCATAGTGTCAGTAGCAATTAATCCCAATGTTTTACAAGCCCATTTAACTGGTATAGGACTAGGTTCACAGAACAATGTTTGATGCAGCGTTATCAAGCGCTTATTTAAGCTTCGCGCCTCTAAGTAATGGCCATCAGCTGCCAGAGAACATAGCTGTGCCATTTCTTTTGCCGCCACGTTCGCTGTTACGGAAATTACACCT is a genomic window of Candidatus Moranella endobia PCIT containing:
- the ppa gene encoding inorganic diphosphatase encodes the protein MNLNQVSAGENIPEDIYVVIEIAANNYPIKYEVDKKSGVLFVNRFMSTVMFYPCNYGYINHTLSLDGDPLDVLVPTPYPLHPGSVVRCRPVGILKMTDESGEDAKLVAVPHAKLLPESNHIKDIEDISPLLRAQITHFFEHYKDLESGSKWVKVDSWDNAEAAKAEIIASIKRANNK
- the ybaL gene encoding YbaL family putative K(+) efflux transporter, whose amino-acid sequence is MHHATPLINTIVVGLVLAYVLGIGANRLRISPLVGYLTAGVLVGPFTPGFVADTSLATELAELGVILLMFGVGLHFSLKDLMAVKNIAIPGATAQIAVATLLGMTFSFFMGWTLLNGLVFGLCLSTASTVVLLRTLEERQLIKSHRGQIAIGWLIVEDLIMVMTLVLLPALCKILGANDNYYNAAIWHELALTISKVVAFITLMIVVGRRLVPWVLAKSASTGSRELFTLAVLALAMGIAFGAVEFFGVSFALGAFFAGVVLNESELSHRAAHDTLPLRDAFAVLFFVSVGMLFDPTILLREPLAVLATLSIIVLGKSAAAFVLVKLFGLSLRTSLTIAVSLAQIGEFAFILSGLGIVLKILSEQGRHLVLAGAIMSIMINPLIFAILEHYLMIYFNESDTIELQQKVNTHLPKSISQHALLVGYGRVGSIIGTKLLHANVPMVVVEHNSARVNALREQGINVVLGNAASADIMALARLNTARWLLVTVPNGFEAGEIVVLAREQDPDLKIIVQAYYDDEVNYITERGATQVVIGEREIANSMISIIQREMELQ